Proteins from a single region of Chloroherpeton thalassium ATCC 35110:
- a CDS encoding tetratricopeptide repeat protein, translated as MKKKFSANAFSKLAFLCLMVIFALPYGVAKNNENSKTSEKSYSAIIMEADSAYSAFNYDFAIARYEAAQKDPAASCDLYLKLADAYFYGAYVKPENEQEALYLKAEKTLRHALTIDSTNAGIYARLGQVTGQLALFRGGKEKVKLGLKIKSLADSALALDPKNPIGNAVLGIWHYQLADLSFFEKFFGKVFFGGIPEGSYDTSAVYLKKAVELAPQMTYYRYYYAKALIEIDQRKEAQKQLETALSQPPLVLADKKNEKQLRELLEDIKD; from the coding sequence ATGAAAAAAAAGTTCTCCGCAAATGCCTTTTCTAAACTGGCGTTTCTCTGCTTGATGGTGATTTTTGCACTGCCCTACGGCGTTGCGAAAAACAATGAAAATTCTAAGACTTCCGAAAAATCTTATTCCGCCATCATAATGGAAGCGGACTCTGCATATAGCGCATTTAATTACGATTTTGCGATCGCTCGTTATGAAGCGGCTCAAAAAGACCCGGCAGCTTCGTGCGATTTATATCTCAAGTTGGCCGACGCGTATTTCTATGGTGCGTATGTAAAACCTGAAAATGAGCAAGAAGCACTTTATTTGAAAGCGGAGAAAACGCTTCGCCATGCGCTCACCATTGATTCTACAAATGCAGGGATTTATGCGCGCCTTGGACAAGTAACCGGCCAGTTGGCGCTGTTTCGTGGCGGCAAAGAAAAAGTCAAGTTGGGCTTAAAAATTAAAAGCTTGGCCGATAGCGCGCTCGCACTTGATCCTAAAAATCCAATTGGCAATGCGGTGCTCGGCATTTGGCATTATCAACTTGCCGATTTGAGTTTTTTTGAGAAGTTTTTTGGGAAAGTTTTTTTTGGTGGCATTCCTGAAGGCAGTTACGATACATCGGCTGTTTATTTGAAAAAAGCGGTCGAGCTGGCACCGCAAATGACCTATTATCGCTACTACTACGCCAAAGCGCTCATTGAAATCGATCAGCGCAAAGAAGCCCAAAAACAGCTCGAAACCGCTTTAAGCCAACCACCTCTTGTGCTCGCCGATAAGAAAAACGAGAAACAGCTTCGCGAACTGCTGGAAGACATCAAAGATTAA
- a CDS encoding inositol monophosphatase family protein, which produces MTRELITAIEAAKAAGKNARRSFGKLSTAHISLKDRNDFVTVVDKRCEELAANTIRRRFPEDGILGEEGTTDGGTSGRKWIIDPLDGTLNFIHSVPNFSVSVAMMDETGDLIVGAIYNPIMKELFTAQRGKGAFFNNHRIHVTQNYRSERLLLATGFPYKVYDHLDKYLAVLSDLIQSTAGIRRAGSAALDLAYTACGRYDGFWEYHLNAWDIAAGALLVREAGGIVTDFKGDDAFLKTGNIIATNGKIHSMVLEKVQSHFGLSFE; this is translated from the coding sequence ATGACCAGAGAATTAATCACTGCCATAGAAGCTGCAAAAGCAGCCGGAAAAAACGCGCGAAGAAGCTTTGGAAAGCTCAGCACCGCTCATATTAGCTTAAAAGATAGAAACGATTTTGTAACGGTGGTTGATAAGCGATGCGAAGAATTGGCCGCGAACACCATTCGCCGCCGCTTTCCTGAAGATGGCATCTTGGGCGAGGAAGGCACCACCGACGGCGGGACTTCCGGTAGAAAGTGGATTATCGATCCGCTCGATGGCACGCTCAATTTCATCCATTCTGTCCCCAATTTTTCAGTTAGTGTGGCGATGATGGACGAAACCGGCGATCTGATCGTCGGCGCGATCTACAATCCCATTATGAAAGAACTTTTTACCGCACAACGCGGCAAAGGCGCTTTTTTCAACAATCATCGCATTCATGTTACCCAAAATTATCGTAGCGAGCGCCTTTTGCTTGCCACCGGTTTTCCCTACAAAGTGTATGACCATTTAGACAAATATCTGGCTGTTTTGAGCGACTTGATTCAAAGCACAGCGGGAATTCGCCGCGCCGGATCTGCCGCGCTCGATTTGGCCTACACGGCGTGCGGTCGCTACGACGGTTTTTGGGAATATCATCTCAACGCATGGGATATTGCCGCAGGTGCGCTTTTGGTTCGTGAAGCTGGCGGCATTGTTACTGACTTCAAAGGCGACGACGCCTTCCTCAAAACGGGAAATATTATTGCCACAAATGGAAAAATTCATAGCATGGTGCTGGAAAAAGTTCAGAGTCATTTTGGATTAAGTTTTGAGTAA
- a CDS encoding ABC transporter substrate-binding protein, with the protein MQRLRLAIFAAVAFGVLLCSLSNTAYSQRKQKEPIVKTSPSGGVEKDPEELFLKKLTNKSPHRILQYALNQYQFGFFAKAESLFTDYRQISSEEPPAERDLGQLMHAKTLIRLKRYQPAIEELTKLKFSATYPALRQETIFDLGVAETHTGKFYSAAERFMEVGGQTWSTKDSLYLRKKAITNLRLLAMTNLSLNQIEKLIKNTPYINLKAVLAGELMRKSLSGDFYDAQPLETKETGSEKQVSSPAEILESSNSGDQFSVQQRKDEEKQKVKDEWESEEYEDESARDEDESSFEMVVPGEVVTLEPRGEAFIERLDTLLRNRIIPIIDTLLMSSELDPAIRSWLIDYRFQASDVASRRYQHFPIGVLLPIDLDVFDGSESQRVGSQILTGMALRAFEHNRSSPMRYISLLVRNTEGVDSLALIRVMDELIDRDSVKIILGPIFSDKAVIAAQHAAAREFPLITPTATDERITKAHPTCFQMNPPHRTRGKIIADYFLEDSTKKTFGIFAEQMTYGVEMAEGFKDEVLAHGGKMKMYSLLPFGFRSLKEAVDTLHLEKPEDFMGYPETKFDAIYLPLTTMESIGIALSQLHYYNFTGQIVGSGDWHDANVLNRFSDMLNGTIYAIDTYVSSADPRVYYTLEKYYNFWQSHPSTLFWHGADAIDYLTETIVNKEMASPCKISEALRQAPPYKAVRTEIFFDGGNINQSMNIMQFSDGNISKLK; encoded by the coding sequence ATGCAACGACTCAGACTTGCCATCTTCGCTGCCGTCGCTTTCGGCGTTCTTCTTTGTAGCCTTTCAAATACAGCTTATTCACAACGCAAACAAAAAGAACCTATCGTTAAAACGTCACCAAGTGGCGGCGTTGAAAAAGATCCCGAAGAGCTTTTCTTAAAAAAGCTGACCAATAAATCGCCGCACCGCATTCTTCAATATGCACTGAACCAATATCAATTTGGTTTTTTTGCAAAAGCAGAAAGCCTTTTTACGGATTATCGCCAAATTTCATCGGAAGAGCCGCCCGCCGAACGAGATCTTGGCCAATTGATGCACGCCAAAACGCTGATTCGCCTCAAACGCTATCAGCCTGCAATCGAAGAACTCACCAAACTGAAATTTTCAGCCACTTATCCCGCGCTCAGGCAAGAAACGATTTTTGACCTTGGCGTAGCGGAAACACATACGGGCAAATTTTACTCTGCTGCCGAGAGATTTATGGAAGTGGGCGGACAAACTTGGTCGACAAAAGATTCGCTTTATTTGCGAAAAAAAGCGATTACCAATTTGCGCTTGTTGGCCATGACCAATCTTTCACTGAACCAAATTGAAAAACTGATCAAAAATACGCCCTACATAAACTTGAAAGCCGTGCTGGCTGGCGAGCTCATGCGAAAATCGCTCAGCGGTGATTTTTACGACGCCCAGCCGTTAGAAACCAAAGAAACTGGCTCAGAAAAACAGGTGTCTTCACCGGCTGAAATTCTCGAATCGTCTAATTCTGGCGATCAGTTTTCAGTCCAACAGCGAAAAGACGAGGAGAAACAGAAAGTTAAAGACGAATGGGAAAGTGAGGAATATGAGGACGAAAGCGCGCGCGATGAGGACGAATCATCGTTTGAAATGGTTGTTCCTGGCGAAGTTGTAACGCTTGAGCCGCGTGGCGAGGCGTTTATCGAACGTTTGGACACGCTGTTGAGAAATCGCATCATTCCAATTATCGATACGCTCCTGATGAGCTCGGAGCTCGATCCGGCCATCCGCTCCTGGCTGATTGACTACCGCTTCCAAGCTTCCGATGTGGCCTCGCGCCGCTATCAACATTTCCCGATCGGGGTTTTGCTTCCGATTGATTTGGATGTGTTCGATGGCAGCGAAAGTCAACGCGTTGGTTCGCAAATTTTGACCGGCATGGCGTTGCGCGCATTTGAGCACAACCGCAGTTCGCCAATGCGCTACATTTCTTTGCTCGTTAGAAACACAGAGGGCGTGGATTCGCTGGCGCTGATTCGAGTGATGGACGAATTAATCGACCGCGATTCTGTAAAAATTATTTTAGGTCCGATTTTCAGCGATAAAGCCGTCATTGCTGCGCAGCACGCGGCGGCGCGGGAATTTCCATTGATTACCCCAACAGCCACAGATGAGCGCATTACCAAAGCGCATCCGACTTGCTTTCAAATGAACCCGCCGCACAGAACTCGCGGAAAGATCATCGCGGATTATTTTCTCGAAGATTCCACCAAAAAGACATTTGGCATTTTTGCCGAACAAATGACGTATGGGGTAGAGATGGCTGAAGGGTTCAAGGATGAAGTGCTGGCTCACGGTGGAAAAATGAAAATGTATAGTTTATTGCCTTTTGGCTTTAGGAGCTTGAAAGAAGCCGTCGACACGCTGCATCTTGAAAAGCCAGAAGATTTTATGGGCTATCCAGAAACCAAATTCGACGCGATTTATCTACCTTTAACCACCATGGAATCCATCGGCATTGCGCTCTCGCAGCTTCACTATTACAACTTCACCGGACAAATTGTAGGCTCCGGCGACTGGCACGATGCCAACGTTTTAAATCGCTTTTCCGACATGCTCAATGGCACAATCTACGCCATTGATACTTATGTTTCCTCCGCCGATCCGCGCGTATATTACACGCTTGAAAAATATTACAATTTTTGGCAAAGCCACCCGTCCACACTTTTTTGGCACGGCGCAGATGCAATTGATTATCTGACGGAGACCATTGTCAATAAAGAAATGGCATCGCCCTGCAAAATTTCCGAAGCACTTCGCCAGGCACCGCCATACAAAGCCGTTCGAACGGAAATCTTCTTTGATGGCGGGAACATCAATCAGAGTATGAACATCATGCAATTTTCTGATGGAAATATTTCAAAGCTGAAGTAA
- a CDS encoding T9SS type A sorting domain-containing protein has product MSATVEKNFSGVVSGVATTQYHCNITAKAASFSDLDNKAGVSESAADGFDAASDIPEPPHAPTGYVSLYFPHPEWNHAEYEDFMHDIRANGDLSAEAEQWPFEVATDQTGTDVSLAFSLHDIPSGVGVTCLDKDSGTLINLRDTTEYAYAAQSLRKFVLSIGDSTKPEIALTAPNGGETFFHGDAVNIAWQAADASGLLGYRLYATPLSSGEKTLIAEMSGSQRTYEWTVPEDITGAVRLSISATDSLFNESEVALATDIRISSSEHVFLPGWTLMSVPFLPANASADSVLGQFVPQYYYLYNYQPNSGFAVSDTVEFTKGYWLTSPDTVRVAITGEVQDTASLTLQAEWNIAGNALYEFVPKSALKVEKEGQTKSFDDAVKAGWLSPACYGFSTDASSYVEADTLEPWAGYWIAAIDSNLTLIFDGDELGGTETKAMATKSFATSSDATDWSVQLAVKSGTEADLISVCGTDANATDEFDASFDLPEPPLPPKKNGVSLYFSHENWPEVLGDKYNADIRAPLADKESKSWEFEVENANAVMLSWNAPSISGLSLRLEDLSNGQVINMLTENEYGYTGSDAEPVRKFKLTATRDVSAVEETEAATPYEYVLAQNYPNPFNPSTTIRFSLKQAGMATFKVFDMLGREILSEQIAGKAGWNTYTFKANALSSGIYFYRLQAGAFSETKKMMLLR; this is encoded by the coding sequence GTGTCCGCTACGGTTGAGAAAAACTTTTCGGGTGTCGTAAGCGGCGTTGCTACAACGCAATACCACTGCAACATCACCGCAAAAGCCGCATCATTCAGTGACCTTGACAACAAAGCGGGTGTTTCCGAAAGCGCCGCCGACGGCTTTGATGCCGCTTCGGACATTCCCGAACCGCCTCATGCGCCTACCGGATACGTTTCCCTTTATTTTCCTCATCCCGAATGGAATCATGCCGAATACGAAGACTTCATGCACGACATTAGGGCAAACGGTGACCTCAGCGCGGAGGCCGAACAATGGCCGTTTGAAGTAGCAACCGACCAAACCGGCACGGATGTCTCGCTTGCTTTTTCTCTTCACGACATTCCATCAGGCGTGGGCGTCACTTGTTTGGATAAAGACTCCGGCACGTTGATAAACCTGCGCGACACGACCGAGTACGCTTATGCGGCGCAAAGCCTTCGCAAATTCGTCCTTTCCATCGGCGATAGCACCAAGCCGGAGATTGCGCTTACCGCGCCAAACGGTGGAGAAACTTTTTTCCATGGCGACGCCGTGAACATCGCGTGGCAGGCCGCCGATGCGTCGGGCTTGCTCGGGTATCGGCTTTATGCTACCCCGTTAAGCAGCGGAGAAAAAACCTTGATTGCCGAAATGTCGGGCAGCCAAAGAACTTACGAATGGACTGTGCCGGAGGACATCACCGGCGCGGTTCGCTTGAGCATTTCGGCAACGGATTCTCTGTTCAACGAATCGGAAGTCGCGCTTGCAACCGATATTCGCATTTCCTCGTCGGAGCATGTTTTTCTGCCGGGCTGGACGCTGATGAGTGTCCCGTTCCTTCCGGCAAATGCCTCTGCCGATTCGGTACTCGGCCAATTCGTCCCGCAATATTACTACCTCTATAATTATCAACCGAATAGCGGATTTGCCGTCAGCGATACGGTTGAGTTTACAAAGGGCTACTGGCTTACTTCACCCGACACGGTTCGCGTCGCAATCACCGGCGAAGTGCAAGACACGGCAAGCCTCACGCTTCAAGCCGAATGGAATATCGCCGGGAATGCGCTTTATGAGTTTGTACCGAAATCCGCATTAAAAGTAGAAAAGGAAGGCCAAACGAAAAGCTTTGACGATGCGGTGAAAGCCGGTTGGCTGAGCCCGGCGTGCTACGGCTTTTCCACCGATGCAAGCAGCTATGTGGAAGCGGACACCTTAGAGCCATGGGCGGGCTATTGGATTGCCGCAATAGATTCAAACTTGACGCTGATTTTTGACGGCGACGAACTCGGCGGTACGGAAACGAAGGCAATGGCGACGAAAAGTTTTGCGACCTCATCGGACGCAACCGATTGGAGCGTGCAACTTGCTGTCAAGTCCGGCACGGAGGCCGATTTGATTTCCGTTTGCGGAACGGATGCAAATGCAACGGATGAATTCGATGCTTCTTTTGACCTGCCCGAGCCGCCGCTTCCACCGAAAAAGAACGGCGTTAGCTTGTACTTTTCTCACGAGAACTGGCCGGAAGTTTTGGGAGATAAATACAATGCGGATATTCGCGCACCGCTTGCCGACAAAGAAAGCAAATCATGGGAGTTTGAAGTTGAAAACGCAAACGCCGTCATGCTTTCCTGGAACGCGCCAAGCATTTCCGGTTTAAGCTTGAGACTTGAAGACCTCTCAAACGGCCAAGTTATCAATATGCTCACCGAAAATGAATACGGCTACACCGGCAGCGACGCCGAACCGGTTCGCAAGTTCAAGTTAACCGCAACTCGTGACGTGTCGGCAGTAGAAGAAACAGAAGCTGCGACGCCTTACGAATACGTGCTGGCGCAAAACTATCCGAACCCGTTCAATCCAAGCACGACGATTCGCTTCTCATTGAAGCAAGCCGGCATGGCGACGTTCAAAGTCTTTGACATGCTGGGGCGCGAGATTCTCTCGGAGCAAATCGCCGGAAAGGCCGGATGGAATACTTACACGTTTAAAGCAAATGCGCTTTCAAGCGGGATTTATTTCTACCGACTTCAAGCCGGAGCGTTTTCCGAAACGAAGAAAATGATGCTGCTCAGATAA
- a CDS encoding 3'-5' exonuclease → MFTRIEPIIWFFDAEWIPNPAAGSMLYDLPDSLSEKEIFDEMWKAGGATPEKPMPYLKTVLCRVVSIAAVIRKNENGGVALSLRSRPKNPDDALECEEKAVLQAFFDGVEKHDPQLVGFNSRDSDLKILTQRALAHGIQAPKFFQRPDRPWDERNIDLMEHLSGRTQAKPSLHELATMTGIPGKIDADGEHIAALWLEGKLEKIVAYNECDALTTYLLWLRSVFVSGRISAEAYRAEEDLLRALLESEIQREGKSHLEKYLQKWEALQS, encoded by the coding sequence ATGTTCACTCGAATCGAGCCCATTATTTGGTTTTTTGACGCGGAATGGATTCCAAACCCAGCCGCCGGCAGCATGCTTTATGACTTGCCCGACTCGCTTAGCGAAAAAGAAATTTTTGATGAAATGTGGAAGGCAGGCGGCGCAACGCCGGAAAAACCCATGCCTTATTTGAAAACGGTTTTGTGTCGGGTTGTATCAATTGCCGCAGTGATTAGAAAAAACGAAAATGGCGGTGTGGCGCTCTCGTTGCGCTCGAGACCGAAAAACCCTGATGACGCCTTGGAATGCGAAGAAAAAGCCGTTTTGCAAGCTTTTTTCGACGGCGTTGAGAAGCATGATCCGCAGCTTGTCGGGTTCAACTCGCGCGATTCCGACCTAAAAATTCTCACGCAAAGAGCGCTGGCGCATGGCATTCAAGCGCCAAAATTTTTTCAGCGTCCCGATCGGCCTTGGGATGAACGAAACATCGACTTGATGGAGCATCTCAGTGGCCGAACGCAAGCAAAACCCTCGTTGCACGAGTTGGCGACCATGACCGGCATTCCAGGAAAAATTGACGCCGATGGCGAGCACATCGCGGCGCTTTGGCTGGAAGGCAAGCTCGAAAAAATCGTCGCTTACAACGAATGCGACGCGCTCACGACTTATTTGTTGTGGCTGCGGAGCGTGTTTGTTTCTGGCCGAATAAGCGCGGAGGCGTATCGCGCCGAAGAGGATTTGCTGCGAGCGCTGCTTGAATCCGAAATTCAGCGCGAGGGCAAATCGCATTTAGAAAAATACCTGCAAAAATGGGAGGCGCTTCAAAGTTAG
- a CDS encoding adenylate/guanylate cyclase domain-containing protein, whose protein sequence is MPEIMTKLSKILKPVSTFLQEKILRKIWFIAIFIAPLLVLIAYGAASIGVFSNIELKILDNKFNERGPVPDLNKNAEVLLIAIDDQAQNALGQYPWPRDYYARMIRNLMQAGASVVAFDLIFSDDAENPQEDYALRDAIQYYKRVVLAGRTSTSLTDESFLQYTAVDELNLQNIFDGTPGSTTGIVYVRNDADGVYRRYHPYSMEFGKQLLSFAYATLQTHFATNDSVERKSRNLFEFSGQEIPSYDGYSVLLNYYGPSKTFPTISASEILDTRDFMTSDEKILFRETMAETGLDSLSLARDESLRELWAMDIFDDPLSGLRSRVKGKICVIGPMFPESKDLFPIPMYPGDRSDENQMYGVEIHATAMQNYIDKNFITKADPLFQIITLLAISYLIFGGSVELKRFRIKNPRVLFGVSILAAFGVLATVMWIIFFIAGIAQSGPIDFYLIQNLRIQLTLLSVLVLLSVAVAYYFKRAGSSSEFVTEIGAILITAITFLVVYKYTNYIFLHERILVPVMPFGATIILAYGASIFYQYFTESRQKKLIRGFFTVYVNRELVDQLIDNPNQFRLGGEKRELSILFSDVKGFTNISEAMDPADLVILLNEYLGAMTDIVFKYGGTLDKYIGDAVMAFWGAPVPQEDHAKRCCWAALEMQEKLEELREKWKSEGKPELYARIGINTGQVIVGNMGSESRFNYTVMGDSVNLAARLEPANKAFGTSIIVSEFTNEQIYDFCRTRELATITVQGKAKPVKIFELVAKKRAGVFYEPLPPAPTAGKDIMAIKKE, encoded by the coding sequence ATGCCTGAAATTATGACGAAGCTTTCCAAAATACTCAAGCCGGTTAGCACATTCCTCCAAGAAAAAATCCTACGGAAGATTTGGTTCATTGCCATTTTTATTGCGCCGCTGCTTGTGCTCATCGCCTATGGAGCTGCCAGCATTGGCGTTTTCTCCAACATCGAACTAAAAATTCTCGATAATAAATTTAACGAGCGCGGCCCCGTTCCAGACCTGAACAAAAATGCCGAAGTCCTTCTTATCGCCATCGATGATCAAGCGCAAAACGCACTTGGACAATACCCTTGGCCTCGCGACTATTACGCGCGCATGATCCGCAACCTTATGCAAGCTGGCGCCAGCGTTGTTGCATTTGACTTGATTTTTTCCGATGACGCCGAAAATCCACAAGAAGATTACGCGCTGCGCGACGCCATTCAATACTACAAACGCGTGGTGCTCGCAGGCCGAACCTCTACCTCGCTCACCGACGAAAGCTTCTTGCAATACACCGCCGTCGATGAGCTGAACTTGCAAAACATTTTTGACGGCACGCCCGGCTCTACCACCGGCATCGTTTATGTGCGCAACGACGCCGACGGCGTTTATCGCCGCTATCATCCCTATAGCATGGAATTTGGCAAACAGCTGCTTTCGTTTGCCTACGCCACGCTGCAAACCCACTTTGCAACCAACGATTCGGTCGAGCGTAAATCCAGAAATTTATTTGAATTTTCTGGCCAAGAAATTCCGAGCTACGATGGCTACTCCGTTCTGCTGAACTACTATGGGCCGAGCAAAACTTTTCCCACTATTTCCGCAAGCGAAATTCTCGACACGCGCGATTTTATGACCAGCGACGAAAAGATCCTTTTCCGAGAAACAATGGCCGAAACTGGCCTGGACTCGCTCTCGCTTGCCAGAGATGAATCGCTACGGGAACTTTGGGCAATGGATATTTTCGACGATCCTCTTTCCGGGCTGCGTTCGCGTGTGAAAGGAAAAATTTGTGTGATTGGTCCCATGTTTCCCGAATCTAAAGACCTGTTCCCCATTCCGATGTATCCGGGCGATCGCTCCGATGAAAACCAAATGTACGGCGTAGAAATCCACGCAACGGCCATGCAAAATTACATCGATAAAAATTTCATCACCAAAGCCGATCCGCTTTTCCAAATCATCACGCTTCTGGCCATCAGTTATTTGATTTTTGGCGGCTCGGTGGAGCTTAAGCGTTTTCGCATCAAAAATCCGCGAGTGCTTTTCGGCGTTTCTATTTTAGCCGCGTTCGGTGTGCTGGCCACGGTTATGTGGATCATTTTTTTCATTGCCGGCATCGCGCAATCCGGGCCGATTGATTTTTACCTCATTCAAAACTTGCGCATTCAGCTCACGCTTTTAAGCGTGCTGGTACTTTTGTCCGTTGCGGTGGCGTACTATTTCAAACGCGCGGGCTCATCGTCCGAGTTTGTGACGGAAATCGGCGCGATTCTGATCACGGCCATCACATTCTTGGTTGTTTATAAATACACCAACTATATTTTTCTGCACGAAAGAATTTTAGTTCCTGTTATGCCTTTTGGCGCTACAATTATTCTTGCCTACGGCGCGAGCATTTTTTATCAATATTTCACCGAATCGCGCCAAAAAAAGTTGATTCGCGGCTTCTTTACGGTTTATGTCAACCGCGAGCTTGTCGACCAACTGATCGATAATCCGAACCAATTCCGACTCGGTGGTGAAAAACGAGAACTGTCTATTCTGTTTAGCGACGTGAAAGGCTTCACGAACATTTCCGAAGCGATGGATCCTGCCGACCTCGTTATTTTGCTCAATGAATATCTTGGCGCCATGACGGACATCGTGTTTAAATATGGCGGCACGCTCGATAAATATATCGGCGATGCGGTCATGGCTTTTTGGGGCGCGCCTGTGCCGCAAGAAGATCACGCCAAACGCTGCTGCTGGGCAGCGCTCGAAATGCAGGAAAAGCTTGAGGAACTTCGTGAAAAATGGAAAAGCGAAGGAAAACCGGAGCTTTACGCCAGAATTGGCATTAACACCGGACAAGTGATCGTTGGAAATATGGGTTCGGAATCACGCTTTAACTATACGGTGATGGGCGATTCGGTCAACCTTGCCGCTCGACTTGAACCGGCCAATAAAGCCTTTGGCACGTCTATCATCGTTTCGGAATTTACAAACGAGCAGATTTACGATTTTTGCCGAACCCGAGAGCTTGCCACGATCACGGTTCAAGGAAAAGCCAAGCCTGTGAAAATTTTTGAACTCGTTGCCAAAAAGCGCGCTGGCGTATTTTATGAGCCACTTCCGCCTGCGCCAACTGCCGGCAAAGACATTATGGCAATTAAAAAAGAATAA
- the msrB gene encoding peptide-methionine (R)-S-oxide reductase MsrB: protein MPDKVIKTDEEWKSKLTPLQFEVTRNKGTERAFTGKYYNHKGKGIYTCACCGNELFTSNEKYDSGTGWPSFWKPVDNDKIEIKKDFSYGMTRVEVLCKRCGAHLGHVFEDGPEPTGLRYCINSVSLDFEAANAEKEK, encoded by the coding sequence ATGCCCGATAAAGTTATCAAAACAGATGAAGAGTGGAAATCCAAGTTGACACCGCTTCAGTTTGAAGTCACTCGCAATAAAGGAACAGAACGCGCATTCACGGGAAAATATTACAACCATAAAGGAAAAGGGATTTACACCTGCGCTTGCTGCGGCAATGAACTTTTCACTTCCAACGAAAAATACGATTCAGGAACAGGCTGGCCGAGTTTCTGGAAACCCGTCGATAATGACAAAATCGAAATTAAAAAAGATTTCAGTTACGGCATGACGCGCGTTGAAGTGCTTTGCAAGCGCTGTGGCGCACATCTCGGACATGTTTTCGAAGATGGTCCAGAGCCAACAGGCCTTCGCTACTGCATCAATTCCGTCTCGTTGGATTTCGAAGCAGCCAACGCCGAAAAAGAAAAGTAG